The following proteins are encoded in a genomic region of Triticum dicoccoides isolate Atlit2015 ecotype Zavitan chromosome 1B, WEW_v2.0, whole genome shotgun sequence:
- the LOC119349245 gene encoding probable nucleolar protein 5-2, producing the protein MLVLFETPAGFALFKVLDEGKLSSVEDLWKDFASSDKARKVVELKAFNKFENTSDALSAATLLIDSKPSKGLRKFLQKHCDGETLAVADSKLGNAIKEKLQIDCLHNSAVMELMRGLRNQLTELMSGLAEHDLGPMSLGLSHSLSRYKLKFSPEKVDTMIIQAIGLLDDLDKELNTYAMRVREWYGWHFPELTKIVADNIHYAKAVKMMGNRVNAVNLDFSEILPEDVEAELKEAAVISMGTEVNDLDLSNIRELCDQVLALSEYRGQLYDYLKSRMNTIAPNLTALVGELVGARLISHGGSLMNLAKQPGSTIQILGAEKALFRALKTKHATPKYGLIYHASLIGQAAPKHKGKISRSLAAKSALAIRYDALADGDDNSMGLESRIKLETRLRVLEGKELGRSAGSTKGKPKIEAYEKDRKGGGALITPAKTYNSAADLVLGQTTEETPKKSEVASKKRKHQEEEPTAEAAEEDGEQEKEKSKKKKKKSKDMEEIPAAVTDASEKKKKKKSKETEETPAANTDGEKKKKKKKSDAEDAPMEIDVSAKKDKKKKKKHADE; encoded by the exons ATGTTGGTGCTCTTCGAGACGCCCGCGGGGTTCGCCCTCTTCAAGGTGCTGGACGAGGGGAAGCTCAGCAGCGTCGAG GATCTGTGGAAGGACTTTGCTTCCTCGGACAAAGCAAGAAAG GTGGTTGAGCTCAAGGCTTTCAACAAGTTTGAAAATACCTCGGATGCTCTTTCAGCGGCTACTTTGCTAATTGATAGCAAGCCCAGCAAGGGTCTGCGCAAGTTCCTGCAGAAGCACTGTGATGGTGAAACATTGGCTGTTGCTGATTCTAAACTTGGGAATGCCATCAAAGAAAAGCTG CAAATTGATTGCCTTCACAACTCTGCTGTTATGGAACTGATGAGAGGGCTGAGGAACCAGCTCACTGAACTTATGTCTGGACTAGCTGAGCATGATCTAGGTCCAATGAGCCTAGGATTGTCCCACAGCTTGTCTAGGTATAAACTCAAGTTCAGCCCTGAAAAG GTTGATACTATGATCATTCAGGCCATTGgcttgttggatgatcttgacaaggAGCTTAACACTTATGCTATGAGGGTCCGTGAATGGTACGGTTGGCACTTTCCGGAGCTCACAAAAATTGTTGCAGATAATATCCATTACGCGAAAGCTGTGAAGATGATGGGCAATCGTGTTAATGCAGTTAACCTTGACTTCTCTGAG ATACTGCCAGAAGATGTGGAAGCAGAGCTGAAGGAAGCAGCTGTCATTTCCATGGGAACAGAAGTTAATGATCTTGACCTCTCAAACATTAGGGAACTGTGTGATCAAGTCCTGGCTCTTTCTGAGTACAGAGGCCAGCTCTATGACTATCTAAAAAGTAGGATGAACACCATTGCTCCCAACTTGACTGCACTTGTTGGTGAACTTGTTGGCGCTCGCCTTATTTCCCATGGTGGTAGTTTGATGAATCTGGCGAAGCAGCCTGGCAGCACGATTCAGATTCTGGGGGCAGAGAAG GCCTTATTCAGAGCTCTGAAGACAAAGCATGCTACACCAAAGTATGGTCTCATCTATCATGCATCATTAATTGGACAGGCGGCTCCGAAGCACAAGGGAAAGATCTCTCGTTCGCTTGCTGCTAAGAGTGCACTTGCCATAAGATATGATGCCCTTGCTGACGGTGACGATAACTCCATGGGTCTTGAAAGCAGGATCAAG CTTGAAACACGGCTCCGAGTTCTCGAGGGTAAAGAACTTGGGAGGTCTGCTGGTTCCACGAAAGGAAAGCCCAAGATAGAAGCGTATGAAAAGGACCGGAAGGGTGGTGGTGCTCTGATCACTCCCGCTAAA ACTTACAACTCAGCAGCAGATCTTGTGCTTGGACAAaccactgaagaaacgccaaagaagTCAGAAGTTGCTTCAAAGAAGAGGAAGCACCAAGAGGAAGAACCTACTGCGGAGGCAGCTGAAGAGGACGGCGAGCAGGAGAAagagaagtccaagaagaagaagaagaaatccaagGACATGGAGGAGATTCCAGCAGCTGTCACCGACGCTagtgagaagaagaaaaagaagaagagcaaggagaccGAGGAGACCCCTGCAGCCAACACCGACGgcgagaagaaaaaaaagaagaagaaatcagACGCCGAGGACGCCCCCATGGAGATCGACGTGTCCgctaagaaggacaagaagaagaagaagaagcacgctgATGAGTGA